A window of Desulfobulbus oralis genomic DNA:
TTTGGTTTGGGCGGCATTCTGGCAGGAAAGCGGCGGCTTGAAAAATTCAAGCTGCCGGCCCAAAGAGCCGGTACCGGAAATCCGGGGATAACGGGGGCATGGATCTGCTCAGCGCGAATAGCCATGCGACACTTTCTGCACCTCAACTTTCCCCATCCGGCAAGTGCTCGACATTGTCACCCTCCTGGCTTTCTGGCCGCAGCCTGAATAGCATCAGCCGGGCGGCAAATTTTGATGGCATCGGGCAGCGGCCAGCGGGTGACGCTTGGCATGCAGGCCATACGGGAGTCGGCGCAGGCAGCGGATATGCGCATAGCACTGTGGCACTTGGGCCGGCAGCCAGGGGGACGCCTTTTTCCCTCATTCATCTCAGAAACATGATGGCCGCAACCAAAGCTGGTGCGGCCATCATGCCCGCCTTTTACAGCGAAGGGCTGAGTCTGCCCGCGCTTTTCTGCGCCTTGCGGCTGTCCCGAGTCAGGCCTGCGTCATTTGGCGACGCGTGGCACACCAGCCGCGCCAAAAGGCTGCATGGAGAAGCGGTAAATTTCGTGGATTTCCTTGTCATAGCCCGGATAAAAACCCTTGCCCATGCCCAGCACGATGCGCGCGCCGCGGTTCATGTGCACCAGCAGGTCGCCGGTTGCGGGATCCACGCACAGACCCTCGATTTCCCCCTGCTTGATGGCTTCGTCAAAGGTTTTTTCCATCACCAAAGTGGCATTGGTGGCCGAGCTGACATCCACCCGATAGAGATGATCCGGCTCGTTGTCGTCGGCCGTGCCGTCGTCGGCAGTCAAAAAGAGCGAACCCTCATAGTAGAACACGCCCTGTACCCACTGTGGCACCGGCTGCAGATGCACCTTGCGCAGATAATGGCCATCCAGGTCGTACTCGTAGAGGTGGCGGCCGCTCTCCTCGCCCACCCAGGAGCACATCCACACGGTCTTCTTCACCGGGTCAACAGTAATGCCCGACACCTCCTCCTGACCGGACTTGGGCTCAAACTTGAAGGTGCGCTTGAATTTCAGGGTAGCGGCGTCGTGCACCGCGATCTGGATGTCCTTGCCCACGCCGTCCATGAAATTCTCGGCCCCGACGTACAGCTCGCCGTTATACACGTCAATGTCGCCAATGTGGTTGGAGGGAATGGAATAGCCTTCGAAGGGCCTGTCGTTGGTCAGGAGTAGCTTGCCGTTCATGTCGTATTTGAAGAGGCGCTTGCTGTCGCTGATGTACATGTACTTGCCGTCGCAGGCCACGCCCTGACGGCCCTCAACCGGTATGACGCTCTTGAGCCGGTATTCGTACTTTGGCGCGTACGCGGGCCGGGCCTGGCTCAACTGGGGGGCCAGCAGCAGCGCGGACAACAGGGTCATCGCAAAAAGGCCTTTCATGTTCTTCCTCCAGAAGTGGAATGGAAAGGAGCCCAGCCCTGCTCATGCGGCAGGCGGGCGTCCAGGCGGCAGAAAGCTGCGCGGGATTGTGGCAATCCCGACCGACTGAGTCCGATACGCCTGCATTTTTCTTACCAAATGGATGTGCTGCAGGCAATCCCAATCAGGAGAGAAGATGTGTTCCCCGTTGTTTGGCCAGGCTCAGGCCTCATTAATGTCTCTTTCTGGGAATGGGAGAAAATCCCTCGCCTTGAGGCGAAGACTTCATGTACATCTGTTTGTTTCGCTTCCTCCACAGATTTCTGCAAGTAAATTGGTTGGCCGCATAAAAGGGAAAACCTCACGCAGGTTGCTTGCAGAAAACCGACGTTTGTCCGGGCAATTTTGGGGCCGTCATCTGTGGGGTCGCGGATATTTTGCCGCCAGTTCAGGCAATGTCACAGACGATGTCATCATGCAATATATTGCAGAGCAGGACCTGGAGGAGCGAGCCCACGATGACGATTTTACCCTGGCTCCATAAGCCGCCTTGCAGGCGGCAATGGTTCGAAGCTACCGCCTTTAGGCGGTAGAGAATTCACTCGAGATAGAATATGACGGAAGCCGCGAGGCACAGAGATGAAAAGAAGGTATGCGCGCAGCGATCATAACGCATGGCTATTCTCCGCCAGTCCTTGATCCTGCCAAACATGACCAAAGATCTTGTGCCGCTGTTTATACAGATCTTTATCGTACGAGCAGGGTCTCTTCCGGCTTCAGCGCAAAAAACGATTGTAGAGCGTCTTGTGCGGGCCATACTCACGCGGCGCGTCTTTCCACTGCAGGCCCCATGCTTGATGACATAAATGATGCCACTGATGACTTTCCGATCATCGACCCGCGGAATACCATGAGAACGTGGAAAGAAGGGCTTGATACGTTCGAGTTGTTCGGCAGAAAGGGAGAAAACTTGGCTCATGGCATCCTCCTTGAGCACAACTAACCAGATTTTCTGCTTTTTGGCAATTAATGAGGCCTGAGCCTGGGCATAAGAGCCGGATTCTGAACTGTTGCGACACCGTTCCCGGGAAATGCCTGTATGGCTTTTGCCAGGACATGCTGCAATTTTCCGGTAACTCATGCCATGGATACAAATACTTCGTTACTGATGCGCCCTTACAGTGTAAGATTGCTCTGGGACATGGCAGCGCCTTCCGGCTGCCTGGTGCTTGGTAGTGCCAAGTCTACCAGAATCCGGCCCTACCCTTTTCACCCTTCTGCCCCTCCTCTCGGGCCGGTGCCTTTGCAAGGTGAATTTATCCTGGATGACAACAGTATGCAGCGGATCCACTGCGATCCGCTGCTGAATTTAATATTAATCTTGGAAGAGGATCTCCATGGGCACTTGGCAGTTTTTGACATGCGTTGTCGGTGTAGTAATAGCTATAATCTTGTTAAAGATTTTTTTCACTTTATGGAAAGTGGTCGATAAAAAATTACATCCGGAAATGGAAAAGATTGGAATAACACCAGAAGTCGCATTCAAAAATCTAAGAAATAAAAATATTACTGTTTTTCTGAAAGATGGGAAAATTCTTACAGATCTTAAATATATAAAAACATTATTCTTTAATGATGGTGAGTATTCCTTGAATACTGTTGTATATTTTGAAGTAACAAATCAACAGAAAAGAGCTTTCATCTCAGGAACTGATATAGTAAGAATAGAAACAAATATAGATTAAAAGGTCTAGCCAGTCCTTGCCCCGATCCCGGAAAGCGCGTTGCTAGTATTTAGTCAATGTCGGGGTGGCTTATCCTCGTGTTTGGTAGGGAGTATACGATGGTCAATAAAGCGGAGCTCGGAGGCTATTCGGAAGAGCCATTTTTCAAGACTGACAAGGATTATGATCAGGGACGTATCATTGCCTGGGCTGGTGACGTTGAACGGCAAGCGCAACTTTTTTGGTCACTCGCTGAGACGCTTGGTGAGAGGATTGATTATCTGCTCAAAGTTGAGCTTGATGTTAACGAAAAAGCTAGTCAGTGGAGAAGAATTTTTGGCAATATCCTTTTAAGTGATCTGAAGGTAGCAATCAAATCCCACGATGAATTGTTCTTTCATGATAGTGGATTTCAAATCTGCCTCAGGAAACCAGATAGTGGAGAATATTTTGCATACGATGAACACGGTATTTTCTGAATATACTCGAATGATGAACGTTTCATTGAAATTCTTAAGGAATCAGGACTTTCTGAACTCGAGGCGCAGTTGATATGCGATTCAAGCCATTGGCATATACGACCCAATAATGCAGAATATCGCCTTGAACAATTTATTCAAACTTTAATAAAATTCAGTCAGTACAATGAATGCGAAGACACCGGATAATTGTATCATGTAACGGCAAAATACTGTACTTGATGCACATATTAAATACACAGCCCACCAAAAAGTGTTTTACTTTGTCAGGCGTGATCTCAATCTGAGTTTGATGAATTAGTTCAAAAATTCATGAGCGATGTAGTAATGTATGTTGAAATAATTGAGAGAGACTGTTCAAGGATTGAGTAAATTGTTGATGAACTGATGGTAGGAGGTAGCTCTGATAAAAACCGCTTTATTCCTGCTTCATGACATGAAGATGAATGCCTCATTGAAGTAAATAATGCTGCGGATTTTTTAACCGGAGGCATGAGGATAAGACGAGGGTAGCAGAGCTTTACATGTCTAGGCATTCGTTCAGGCGAACGGACAATGGCTGCACAGTAATCTTCCCTCAGCTCCTGCAGTGCTCCGGAACAACTTCCTCAAATGTTGGGTGCAACACGGTCAGACCACGACCATTGTCTCGTATGCGCTATTGTTGTTCTTTCATTTTGAGAGCTTTTCAACCAAGACCGCTGCATTTTTGTCCATGTGCAGAACCTGGCAGCTCGGTTGTCGTGCAGCCTGATGAAGTGCTGTACCTCATCCCTGAGATCCTGGACAGTTGTGAATATGCCCCCATGGCTGGCTCTGCGCTCCACCTAGCCGAGCCAGCCTGCAACCGCGTCCAGCCAGGCTCGCTGGTTGGCGTCAGGTGGAAGAGACCCCGGGGATGGGCTTTGGGCCATGGCACCACTGCCGCCGTGTTATGGTGCCGCTGTTGTCCGGGATCACATGAAGGCCGGACCCGCTGGCACAGCCTTGTTGAGCTGCCGCAAAAATCCGGAAATTCCCTGGCCCGATGCCTCCCCGGGTCGTTCGTCCGGATACACCAGTATCAACACGCCCCAGACAGTCCTGTGCCGACACTATCCCGGTCAAAGAGGCCGCACCGCATCGAATGGAGCCGATATTGGCGCTCCAGACCGGGCCCTTTCGGCTCCGCGATCCGCGGTGCGCTGCCGCTGGGCAAAAGGCTTGCCCGGACAGGCCCAAGCCGGTATATTCCGCCCTTTATTTTGGCGAAGCAATGGAGCTTTCATGATCGAACTGGACTTCAAAAAAGGTGCAGACGGCCTTTTGCCCGCAGTGGCGCAGGATTACCAGACCGGCGAAGTCTTGATGCTGGCCTATATCAACCAGCTCGCCTGGGAAAAGACGCTCGCAACCGGCAAGGCCCATTACTGGAGCCGCTCGCGGCAGGAACTCTGGCTCAAGGGCGGGACTTCGGGCCATGTCCAGCTTATCAGGGAAATTCTGGTGGACTGCGACAGGGATACGGTCATTTACAAGGTGGAGCAGGTGGGCGACGCGGCCTGCCATACCGGTTACAGGAGCTGTTTTTTTCGCCGGGTGCAGGGCGACACGCTGGTGCCGGTGTACGAGGACAAGGTTTTTGATCCCGGGAAAGTGTACGGTGTAAAATAAGGAGAAAGCACGTGGAAGTTTTGAAACTGGGCATCCCCAAGGGCAGTCTCGAGGAGGCCACCATCGAGCTGTTCAGAAAATCCGGCTGGCGCATCAAGCTGGCCTCGCGCAACTACTTTCCGGAAGTCGATGATCCGGAGCTGTCGTGCAGCATCTGCAGGCCGCAGGAGATGTCGCGCTACGTGGAATCCGGTATGCTGGACGCGGGCATTACCGGCAAGGACTGGACGCTGGAGAACGAGTCGGATGTGGCGGTGGTCGCCAATCTGGTTTACTCCAAGGTGAGCCGTAAGCCGGCGCGCTGGGTGGTGGCTGTGCCGCAGGACTCCGGCATCAGCACGGTGGAGCAACTGCACGGCAAGCGGGTCGCCACCGAGCTGGTCAATGTGAGCCGCAGGTTTTTTGAGTCCAGGGGCATCGAGGTGGATATCAGCTTTTCCTGGGGGGCAACCGAGGCCAAGGCTGTATCGGGTCTGGCCGATGCCATCGTGGAGATTACGGAAACCGAAAGCACCATCCGCGCCAACGGCCTCAAGGTGATTCATGAGCTGATGCAGTCCAATGTGCAGCTCATCGCCAACCATGCGGCCATGGCCGATCCATGGAAGGCGAACAAAATCGGCAACATCGCCATGCTGTTGCAGGGGGCGCTCCGGGCCGACCGGATTGTCGGCCTGAAGATGAATGTGCCCGCCTCCAGGCTGGATGAGGTTATCGGCCTGCTGCCGAGCCTCAATGCGCCCACCGTGGCTCAGCTCTACAAGACCGAATGGTTTTCGGTGGAAACCGTGGTGTCCGAGCAGCAGGTACGGGATCTGGTGCCCACGCTGAAGCAGGCCGGAGCCGAAGGCATCATCGAGTATGCGTTGAACAAGGTCATTTGATTCCTGTTCGGGCGCCTGCGCGGGGAGGCCAAGACCCATGGACAAACTGCCCCTCGAGCAGGCGCGTTTTTTGCTGTCAGCCCATACTCTGGCCCAGTTGCCGCCTGCCGGCGTGCCGGAAATCGCCTTTGCGGGCCGTTCCAATGTGGGCAAGTCCAGTCTGATCAACCGGCTGCTGGGCCGCAAAGGCCTGGTACAGGCCAGCAGTAGGCCGGGTAAAACCCGTTGTCTCAATTTTTTTGCCCTGGCCGATTCCGCCTATTTCGTGGATCTGCCAGGCTACGGCTATGCGCAGGTTTCGCTGGCAGAGCGCCGTCACTGGGGCGAAGTGGTGGCAGCCTATGTGGAAAAGCGATCAACACTGGTGGCTGTGGTGGTCATCTGCGATCTGCGCCACGAGCTGAAGCGGCACGACTTCGAACTGGTGGCCTGGCTCAGGCATATCGGCCGGCCGTATATCGTGGTCTACACCAAGGCCGATAAGCTGGGGCGCAGCCAGCAGGAGCGGCACGCAGCCATTCTGGACGCCGGGCTGAACATCGGGCGGGAGGAGCGCATCCTGTTTTCCGCACAAACAGGGCAGGGCAGGGATGCCCTGCTGGCACAGGTGCAGGCGAGGCTGGCGGCAGCGCTCCAGTAGCGGCTGCTTTCATGGCAGCGGGGGCCAGCTACCCTGGCTTGCCTGCATTCGGCAGGCATCCGAAACCCGCGCCCTGCCCTGTCGTTGCCGGCGACCAGAAACCACGGCGCAGGCACAGCCCCACACCGCGGGCGCGGCCACAGCTGGCACCGGCCCGACCAGTGTCCGGCCGTACCACGGGCTGCCGATAATGTCCATCCGTCCGGGTGCCCCGGCAGCCTGTTCCGGCAGCGCCACGGATAGCGGCGCCCCTTTGGCCGTATCGGAAGATCCGTCAGAGGCATGCTGCGGATCAGCCAGTTGCGGACTCGGCCCTTTCGGGCTTTGTTCAGGCTCGGCGCCGCTGCATCTGCCAGAGCCTTCATGCTTGCATTATCCGATGCGGCTGGGTAATTTTTTCCGCCGCGCAGCACGCTTTTTTATTCCCTGCCCCGGGGGCGGCGGCCAGCACGGCCGCCATGCCGACGGAGCTTTTTACAGACCGCACACTATGGATTACCGGGATACACTCAACCTGCCGCAGACCAGATTCAAGATGAAAGCCAATCTCGCCCAGCGGGAACCGCAGGTCCTGAAGCGCTGGGAGAAAGACCGGCTTTACGACAGGCTTCAGGAGGCCGCCCGGGGCAGAGCCCTCTTTGTGCTGCACGACGGTCCGCCCTATGCCAACGGCAACATTCATATTGGTCACGCCTTCAACAAGATCCTGAAGGATATCATTCTGCGCGCCAAGAGGATGGAGGGCTTTTCCGCACCTTATGTGCCCGGCTGGGACTGCCACGGTCTGCCCATCGAGCACAATGTGGACGCCGAACTGGGCGGGAAGAAACGCAGCATCCCGCCGGTGAGCAAGCGTGCCGCCTGCCGCCGCTATGCGGAGAAATGGATCAAAACCCAGTGCAGCCAGTTCCAGCGCCTGGGTGTTCTGGGCGACTGGGAACATCCGTACCTGACCTTCGCTTTCGACTACGAGGCGGATATCGCACGGGAATTCAACCGCTTTCTTCTCTCCGGCGCAGTCATCAGGGCGAAAAAGCCGGTTTACTGGTGCAACACCTGCGGCACTGCCCTGGCCGAAGCAGAGGTGGACTATGGCGATCACAGCTCGCCTTCCATTTATGTGAAATTCCCCTTCAGGGAAGATCCGGCGGAACTGGCTCCGGAACTGGGCGGCAAAAGGGTGAGTTTTGTCATCTGGACCACCACGCCATGGACCCTGCCCGCCAATATGGGCATCGCGCTGCACCCGGATTTCCAGTATGCCATGGTGGAGAGCGACGGCGAGGTGCTCGTCATCACCGAAAAGCTGGTGCCCTCCTGCATGGCGCTCTTTGGCAAAAAGGACTGGCGCATTCTGGCCACCATCCCGGGCCCGCGGTTCGAGGGCAGGCACTGCCGCCATCCTTTCATGAACCGGGATTCGCTGCTGCTTTTGGCGGATTATGTCACCGACGACACCGGTACCGGCTGC
This region includes:
- the yihA gene encoding ribosome biogenesis GTP-binding protein YihA/YsxC; translated protein: MDKLPLEQARFLLSAHTLAQLPPAGVPEIAFAGRSNVGKSSLINRLLGRKGLVQASSRPGKTRCLNFFALADSAYFVDLPGYGYAQVSLAERRHWGEVVAAYVEKRSTLVAVVVICDLRHELKRHDFELVAWLRHIGRPYIVVYTKADKLGRSQQERHAAILDAGLNIGREERILFSAQTGQGRDALLAQVQARLAAALQ
- the hisG gene encoding ATP phosphoribosyltransferase; translated protein: MEVLKLGIPKGSLEEATIELFRKSGWRIKLASRNYFPEVDDPELSCSICRPQEMSRYVESGMLDAGITGKDWTLENESDVAVVANLVYSKVSRKPARWVVAVPQDSGISTVEQLHGKRVATELVNVSRRFFESRGIEVDISFSWGATEAKAVSGLADAIVEITETESTIRANGLKVIHELMQSNVQLIANHAAMADPWKANKIGNIAMLLQGALRADRIVGLKMNVPASRLDEVIGLLPSLNAPTVAQLYKTEWFSVETVVSEQQVRDLVPTLKQAGAEGIIEYALNKVI
- the hisI gene encoding phosphoribosyl-AMP cyclohydrolase, which gives rise to MIELDFKKGADGLLPAVAQDYQTGEVLMLAYINQLAWEKTLATGKAHYWSRSRQELWLKGGTSGHVQLIREILVDCDRDTVIYKVEQVGDAACHTGYRSCFFRRVQGDTLVPVYEDKVFDPGKVYGVK